The DNA sequence GCGCGCAGCCGGCAACGGTCCCCGTCCAACGGCTCGGGCGCGCCCAGCCAGCCCGGCAGTCGGGCCGCGATCACCTGGGCCGGTGCGGCGAAGGTGACGACGAGCTCGTACGACTCCTGTGTCCGGTGCATGGACCGGCGCAGGTACTCCGCCGCACTCCCGGTCGGCAGCTCCCTGGGTGTGAAGCGCGCCCCGGTGGCGAAGGGCTCGCTCACCCGGTCGACGCGGAACGTCCGCCAGTCCGCGCGGTCGAGGTCGTAGGCGACGAGGTACCAGCGCCGCCCGGTCGACACCAGCCGGTACGGCTCCGTCACGCGCCGGGACTCCGTGCCGTCGGCGGCGCGGTAGGCGAACCGCAGCCGCTCGTGCCCGGCCACCGTCGACGCCATGACGGTCAGCGTCTCGGGAGCGATCGTCGCTCCGTCCCCGCTGGTCAGCGGGGTGGTCGCGGCCTGGAGGGTGCTGACGCGGTGGCGCAGTCTGCCGGGCAGCACCTGTTCCAGCTTGGCGAGCGCCCGTACGGACGCCTCGTCCACGCCCTCCAGCGCGTGCCCGGCGCCGGCCCGCAGGCCCACCGCGATGGCCACCGCCTCCTCGTCGTCGAGTACCAGCGGCGGCATCGCCTTCCCGGCGACCAGCCGGTAGCCGCCGTCCGCGCCCAGGGTCGCCTGCACGGGATAGCCGAGCTCCCGCAGCCGGTCGATGTCCCGCCGGATCGTGCGCCGGGAGACGCCGAGCCGGTCGGCCAGCTCGCCGCCGGGCCATTCGCGGGGCGTCTGGAGGAGGGAGAGGAGCTGGAGAAGCCGGGCCGGAGTGTCCGTCGTCATGGAGACGAGGATGCCGCAGAAGTAGGACACGATCTGACCTACTGGGGTCATAGCTTCACGGACATGACCTTCACCGACACCCCGCAAGCACCAGGGCCCGTCGCGGGCGACCGTCGCCGCTGGTTCGCGCTGGCGATCGTGATGACCGCGGCCTTCATGGACCTCGTCGACGTCACGATCGTCAACATCGCGATCCCCTCCATCCAACGCGACGAGGGCGCCACCTTCAGTCAGATCCAGTGGATCACCGCGGGCTACGCGCTGGCCTTCGCCGCCGGGCTCGTCACCGGCGGCCGGCTCGGCGACATCCACGGCCGCAAGCGGGTCTTCCTCATCGGCATCGGCGGCTTCACCCTCGCCTCGGCGCTGTGCGGCCTCGCCGTGAACCCGGAGATGCTGGTCGCCTCCCGCATCCTCCAGGGCGCCATGGCGGCGCTGATGGTGCCGCAGGTGCTGTCGATCGTCCACGCGACCTTCCCGGCGCACGAGCGCGGCAAGGTGTTCGGGCTGTTCGGCGCGATCGTCGGCCTCGGCGCCGTGTCCGGACCGCTGCTCGGCGCGCTGCTGACGGAGTGGAACCTGTTCGGCCTGGAATGGCGGCCGATCTTCCTGATCAACCTGCCGGTCGGCATCGCCGGACTGCTCCTCGGCAGCCGCTTCATCACCGAGTCGAAGGCGCCGCGCGCCCTCAAACTGGACCTCGTCGGTGTCGCGCTGGTGACGCTGGGCCTGCTGATGCTGCTCTACCCGCTCACCCGCGGCCGTGAGCTGGGCTGGCCGCTGTGGGGGTACGTGTCGATGGCCGGCGCGCTGGTGGTCTTCGCGGCGCTGGTGGCGTACGAGCGGAGGAAGAGCGCGCGGGACGGCTCACCGCTGATCGAGCTGTCGCTGTTCAAGGTGAAGAGCTTCGCGGCGGGCATCGCGGTGCAGACGGTGTTCGGCATCGGCCTCGGCATCTTCTTCCTGGTCTGGACGCTCTACATGCAGATCGGCCTGGGCTGGAGCGCGTTGCGGGCCGGGCTGACCGGTGTGCCCTTCTCGATCGCCGTCTCGGTCGCGGCCGGGATGTCGGTGCAGCTGCTGGTCCCGCGCTACGGACGCAAGGTGCTCCAGGCGGGGGCGCTGGTGATGGCGGCCGGGGTGCTGATCTACATCTGGGAGGCCGGGCGGTACGGCCAGTCCATCGCCTCCTGGCAGATGGCGCTTCCGCTGGTGGTCATGGGCGTCGGCATGGGGCTGATCGTCGCTCCGCTCACGGACGCGGTGCTGTCCGAGGTGCCGCGCGAGCACGCCGGGTCGGCGTCCGGCCTGATCAACACCGTGCAGCAGATGGGGAACGCGCTCGGGCTCGGCCTGGTGTCGGTGGTGTTCTTCGGCGTGATCGACGAGCGGGTCGAGTCGGCCGGGGCGGGGCCGGCCGCCTTCGCGGACGGCTTCCAGCACGCGCTGGGCTGGGTGGCCGCGGTCATGGGCGTGATCTTCCTGCTGATGTTCGCCCTGCCGAAGCGCCCGGCCCAGCACGTGGAGGGCGCGGAGGAGGCTCCGGCCGCGGTGGGGAAGGAGCCCGAGCTCGTCTCCTGACCGGGGCGTGTCCTGGAGGGGCGTCTTCGGGATGCGTTCCGAGGACGGGTGGGCCCGGCACTCAGGGGGGTGCCGGGCCCACGGGTGCCCACGCGGTGGTCCGGCCCCCTGTGCAGCGGGAAGGGCCGGAAAGACGGACGCGATCGGATGCCCGTTCATGCCCGATCGTGCCCGTACCTGTTTACTTGCCGGACATCTGGGCGTACTCTCCGAGCGAAACCACACGTTCGGGCATGGCTGGGCCGGCCCCGGACCCGACTCGGAGGCAGCCGGACATGTACGCACCGGAACGCCAGCAGGAGATTCTGCGGCTAGCCCGCGAAGGCGGCCGGGTGGACGTGGTCTCGCTGGCCGAGGAGTTCCAGGTGACCGCCGAGACCATCCGCCGGGACCTGAAGGCCCTCGACCGCGCCGGCCTGGTCCGCAGGGTGCACGGCGGCGCCATCCCCGCCGGCCGCCTCGACTTCGAGCCCGACCTCGCCGAGCGGGAGACGACCGCCGCCGACGAGAAGGACCGCATCGCCAAGGCCGCCCTCGCGGAACTCCCCGCCGACGGCACCCTGATCGTCGACGCCGGTTCGACGGCCGCCCGGCTCGCGGAGGTCATGCCGGCGGAGCTCTCCCTCACCGTCGTCACCCACAGCCTGCCCATCGCCGCCCGCCTCGCCGACCACCCCGGCATCCAGCTGCACCTGGTCGGGGGCAGGGTGCGGCACCGTACGCGCGCCGCCGTGGACGCCTGGGCGCTGCGCGCGTACGCCGAGATCCGCGCGGACGTCCTGTTCGTGGCCGCCAACGGCTTCTCCGCCGAGCACGGTCTGACCACCCCCGACCTCGCCGAGGCCGCCGTGAAGCGCGCGGCCATGGCCGCCGCCCGCCGCGTGGTGCTGCTCGCCGACTCCTCCAAGCACGGCCAGGAGCACTTCGCCCGCTTCGGCGACCTGGGCGACGTGGACCTGCTGATCACCGACAGCGGGCTGAGCCCGCAGGACGCCGCCGCCATCGAAAGCGGCGGCACGGAAGTGGTACGCGCATGATCCTCACCGTCACCCCCAACCCGTCCCTGGACCGCACCTACGAGGTCCCCTCGCTGGACCGCGGTGAGGTCGTCCGGGCCACCGGCGAACGCGTCGACCCCGGCGGCAAGGGCGTCAACGTCTCCCGCGCCGTCGCCGCGGCCGGGCGGCGCACGGTCGCCGTACTGCCGCTGGGCGGCGCGCCGGGTGCCCTGGTCGCCGACCTGCTCGACGCGCAGGGCATCGAGGTCGCGCCGGTGCCGGTCGCCGGCGCCACCCGCTCCAACATCGCCCTCGCCGAGTCGGACGGCGTCCTGACGAAGATCAACGCGCCGGGCCCCGAACTGACCCCGGCCGAGCGGGAACTGCTCCTCGACACCGTGCGCCGGCAGTCCCCGGGCGCCGACTGGATCGCCTGCTGTGGCAGCCTGCCGCGCGGACTCGCGCCCTCCTGGTACGCGGCCCTGGTCGCCCGGGCGCACGCCGCCGGCGTACGCATCGCCCTGGACACCTCCGGGCCCGCGCTGCTCGCGGCCCTGCGCGAGCGGCCCGACGTGGTGAAGCCGAACGCCGAGGAACTCGCCCAGGCCGTGGGGCGCCCCCTGGCCACCGTGGGTGACGCGCTGAAGGCGGCCGAGGAACTGCGCGCGACCGGCGCCCGGGCCGTCCTCGCCAGCCTCGGCGCCGACGGACAACTGCTCGTCGACGCGGACGGCGCCTGGTTCGGCACCGCCTCGGTGGACGGCGTCCGCAGCAACGTGGGCGCGGGCGACGCCTCCCTCGCCGGATTCCTCATCGCCGGCGGACGCGGCCCCGAGGCGCTGGCCTCGGCCGTCGCCCACGGCGCCGCGGCCGTCCGGCTGCCCGGCAGCGTGATGCCGACACCGGACGACCTGGCCCCCGACGCGGTGACCGTCACGGCCGAGGTGCCCGTCGACCGCCCCTTGCGGGAGCCGGCGTCATGACCCCCCGCCCGGCGGCCGGACCCGCCCCCGCTCTTCCCCTCCCCCTCCTCACCCCCGTCCCCTCTTACGCCCACCCCGCTGCACGGGCGATACGCGTGCGAAGGAGCCCGCGATGAGCGACATGATCACCGCGGACCTGGTCGATCTCGATCTCGACCTGTCCGCCGACACCAAGGAAGCCGCGGCGCGTGCCCTCGCCGGGCGCATGGTGGCCCTGGGCCGGGTGACCGACCTGGACGGCTTCCTCGCCGACGTCGCCGCCCGCGAGGCGCAGATGCCGACCGGCCTCGACGGCGGCATCGGCATCCCGCACTGCCGCAGCACGCATGTCACCGAGCCGACCCTGGCCTTCGGGCGCAGCGGTGCCGGGATCGACTTCGGCGCGGCGGACGGGCCCGCCGATCTGATCTTCCTGATCGCCGCCCCGGCCGGTGCCGACGACGCCCATCTGACGATCCTGTCGTCGCTGGCCA is a window from the Streptomyces capillispiralis genome containing:
- a CDS encoding helix-turn-helix transcriptional regulator, with the translated sequence MTTDTPARLLQLLSLLQTPREWPGGELADRLGVSRRTIRRDIDRLRELGYPVQATLGADGGYRLVAGKAMPPLVLDDEEAVAIAVGLRAGAGHALEGVDEASVRALAKLEQVLPGRLRHRVSTLQAATTPLTSGDGATIAPETLTVMASTVAGHERLRFAYRAADGTESRRVTEPYRLVSTGRRWYLVAYDLDRADWRTFRVDRVSEPFATGARFTPRELPTGSAAEYLRRSMHRTQESYELVVTFAAPAQVIAARLPGWLGAPEPLDGDRCRLRATVTGAKEWTAVRLAMLGHEFTVQEPAELVDVVRALGERMSRAAGGSDTGT
- a CDS encoding MFS transporter, with protein sequence MTFTDTPQAPGPVAGDRRRWFALAIVMTAAFMDLVDVTIVNIAIPSIQRDEGATFSQIQWITAGYALAFAAGLVTGGRLGDIHGRKRVFLIGIGGFTLASALCGLAVNPEMLVASRILQGAMAALMVPQVLSIVHATFPAHERGKVFGLFGAIVGLGAVSGPLLGALLTEWNLFGLEWRPIFLINLPVGIAGLLLGSRFITESKAPRALKLDLVGVALVTLGLLMLLYPLTRGRELGWPLWGYVSMAGALVVFAALVAYERRKSARDGSPLIELSLFKVKSFAAGIAVQTVFGIGLGIFFLVWTLYMQIGLGWSALRAGLTGVPFSIAVSVAAGMSVQLLVPRYGRKVLQAGALVMAAGVLIYIWEAGRYGQSIASWQMALPLVVMGVGMGLIVAPLTDAVLSEVPREHAGSASGLINTVQQMGNALGLGLVSVVFFGVIDERVESAGAGPAAFADGFQHALGWVAAVMGVIFLLMFALPKRPAQHVEGAEEAPAAVGKEPELVS
- a CDS encoding DeoR/GlpR family DNA-binding transcription regulator; translated protein: MYAPERQQEILRLAREGGRVDVVSLAEEFQVTAETIRRDLKALDRAGLVRRVHGGAIPAGRLDFEPDLAERETTAADEKDRIAKAALAELPADGTLIVDAGSTAARLAEVMPAELSLTVVTHSLPIAARLADHPGIQLHLVGGRVRHRTRAAVDAWALRAYAEIRADVLFVAANGFSAEHGLTTPDLAEAAVKRAAMAAARRVVLLADSSKHGQEHFARFGDLGDVDLLITDSGLSPQDAAAIESGGTEVVRA
- the pfkB gene encoding 1-phosphofructokinase translates to MILTVTPNPSLDRTYEVPSLDRGEVVRATGERVDPGGKGVNVSRAVAAAGRRTVAVLPLGGAPGALVADLLDAQGIEVAPVPVAGATRSNIALAESDGVLTKINAPGPELTPAERELLLDTVRRQSPGADWIACCGSLPRGLAPSWYAALVARAHAAGVRIALDTSGPALLAALRERPDVVKPNAEELAQAVGRPLATVGDALKAAEELRATGARAVLASLGADGQLLVDADGAWFGTASVDGVRSNVGAGDASLAGFLIAGGRGPEALASAVAHGAAAVRLPGSVMPTPDDLAPDAVTVTAEVPVDRPLREPAS